One region of Trachemys scripta elegans isolate TJP31775 chromosome 8, CAS_Tse_1.0, whole genome shotgun sequence genomic DNA includes:
- the IER5 gene encoding immediate early response gene 5 protein, which yields MEFRLEAHRIVSISLGKIYSARGQRGGLKLHKNLLVSLVLRSARRVYLGEPGGECALPPRPGPPPPPDCERLRRGYRPLGSEAVERGRADFPAECPRKRSAAERGQVAGSPGKKPRREAEPPPPQEDMETGNVASLISIFGSGFSGLLGKERGAAEATEPGQVCCEQPALRSLNPWSTAIVAF from the coding sequence ATGGAGTTCCGGCTGGAGGCGCACCGCATCGTCAGCATCTCGCTGGGCAAGATCTACAGCGCGCGGGGCCAGCGCGGCGGCCTCAAGCTGCACAAGAACCTGTTGGTGTCGCTGGTGCTGCGCAGCGCCCGCCGGGTCTACCTGGGCGAGCCCGGCGGCGAGTGCGCCCTGCCGCCCCGCCCGGGCCCGCCGCCGCCCCCGGACTGCGAGAGGCTGCGGCGCGGCTATCGCCCGTTGGGCTCGGAGGCAGTGGAGCGGGGGCGGGCGGATTTCCCGGCCGAGTGCCCCCGGAAGCGGAGCGCAGCCGAGCGGGGCCAGGTGGCGGGCTCCCCGGGGAAGAAGCCGCGGCGTGAGGCGGAGCCGCCCCCGCCGCAGGAGGACATGGAGACTGGCAACGTGGCCAGCCTCATCAGCATCTTCGGCTCCGGCTTCTCGGGGCTGCTGGGCAAGGAGCGTGGCGCAGCGGAGGCGACCGAGCCAGGGCAAGTCTGCTGCGAGCAGCCGGCGCTGCGGAGCCTCAACCCCTGGAGCACGGCCATCGTGGCTTTCTGA